The Streptomyces sp. NBC_01463 DNA window CGACTTTGCTTTCCGCCGGGAGGTGAGGTAGGTCGTGATCAGCACCCCGAGGTAGGCCAACACCGCAACACCATCCGTGAGTTGGAGCGTGCCCGCGACCTCCGCACGCCAGGGCAGCGCGGCCGGAACCGAGCCCGTGACCAGCAGGATGAGCTGCCACCTGGTGGTGTTGACCGCCTCGCGCTGACGCGCGATCGCGATGGCGTCCGTGTGGTGAAAGAGATCCGGCAGATCAGCGTTCCTGAAGACCATGCTCTGCAGTGGTCCGGGAATCGCCGTCATGTTCACTCCCGTCTGCGGTTATGTTGTCACTCTGTTGGCGGAATCTATAGTTCCGTTTGATCCTGGCCGGTCCCGTGTGACGCTCTTGTTCCAAGTGGGCGTCCTCAGTTGCCAACCGAGGCCATGAGAGTAAAGTCGTGCCGCCGGGCACTGCAATGGTGCAGGTACCAACACTGGTTTCCTGTCCGGAACTATTCCATCGGAACGAATCCCCTCAAGGACGGCCGTGAAGACCACTGAATCCTCCCTCTCCTTCGCCGTTGCGAAGAAGAGTCGTGTGCCGCTCGCCGCGATCGACGCGCGTGGTGGCGAAGCAGCCAGGAAGCTCGGTCGGGTGCATGCAGCCTCCGCCGGTCGCCCCAGCCAGGCATCCACCTTCAACTCCTCCCTCTGATCCCTTATTGCGGATCACTCCTCCGGGGCAGCCGGTCTGCCGGATCACCCTTCCGGGCTGGCTAGACTGGTGGAATGACAGGACTTCTGGTCCCTTTCCGTGAAGTAGTCCTCAAGGTTCACAGCAGGTGTGATCTTGCCTGTGACCATTGCTATGTCTACGAACATGCCGATCAGAGCTGGCGAACCCGTCCGAAAACAATCTCTGACGACGTCATCTTCCGGACTGCTCAGCGCCTGGCTGAGCATGCCAAGACACACGCACTGCCCTCCGTGTCAGTGATCCTGCACGGAGGGGAGCCTCTACTGGCGGGCCCCGCCCGGCTGCGCCGCATCTGCGAAGAGCTGACCTCCGCCTTCGACGGCATCGCCGCCCTCGACCTGCGCATCCACACCAACGGGCTGCAGCTCAGTCCGCGCTATCTCGACCTCTTCAGCGAGTACGACGTCAAGGTGGGCATCTCCCTCGACGGCGACCGCGCGGCCAACGACCGGCACCGCCGCTTCGCCGACGGGCGCAGCAGCCACCCCCTGGTGCTCAAGGCCGTCGAACTGCTCCGGCAGGAGCGCTACCGCCATCTCAACCTCGGCCTCCTGTGCACCATCGACATCGAGAACGACCCGCACGCGGTCCTCGACGCCCTCACGGAGCTCGAACCGCCGCTCATCGACTTCCTGCTGCCGCACGCCACCTGGGACGACCCGCCGCCCCGTCCGGACGGATCGCCCACCGCCTACGCCGACTGGCTCCTCGCGGTCTTCGACCGCTGGCAGGAGCAGGGGCGTCCGGTGCCGGTACGGATCTTCTCCTCGGTCGCCTCCACGCTGAACGGCGGCCCCAGTCTCACCGAGTCGCTGGGCCTGGCCCCGACCGACCTCGTCGTCGTCGAGACCGACGGCCGGCTGGAGCAGGTGGACTCGCTGAAGAGCGCCTACGAGGGCGCGGCGGACACCGGCTTCGACGTCTTCGCGCACTCCTTCGACGAGGTCGCGGCGCACCCCGGGGTGCGGGCTAGGCAGCTCGGCCTGGCGGGCGTCAGCGAGACCTGCCGCGCCTGCCCCGTCGTACGTTCGTGCGGCGGAGGCCTGTACACCCACCGCTACAGCTCCGCCGGCTCCGGCGAGGGTTTCGACAACCCGTCGGTCTACTGCCACGATCTCGCCGCCCTGGTGCACGGCATCGAGGCCCGCACGTCCGCGGACGCCGTGGCACCGGCGGTGGCCGAACCCGCCGAGCTGCTCGCCGCCCAGGAGGACCTCACCCGCACGCTCCTGGCCCGGCTGCACGCGGACCTGGACGGCAGGGGCGGCGATCCCTGGGCGGCCGGGTGGGAACTGGCGGCCGTGCTGGAGGGCTCGGAGGAAGGGGCCCGGGAGCTGGACGCCGTACTCGCCCATCCGTACAGCCGCAGCTGGCTGCTGGACTCGCTGGACGCCCTGTACGACGAGCGCCCGGGAGCGGCGACCGCCGCCGCCGACGGCCTGCGGGCGCTGCTCGCGGCCGCCGCCGTGCGGGCCGGCCTCGATCTCCGCGCACCGGTGACCTACCGGGACGGCGCGCTGGTCCTGCCCACCCTCGGCCGGCTGATGGTCGGCGGCCCGGGGGAGCACGGCACGGTGCTGGTGTGCGCCGCCGGGGACGGGTTCCTGGCCGGGGCCGCCGCCGGACCGGCCGAGCGGCGGATCCGACGGGTCCGGCGGCGGGCCGCGGCCGAGCCCGGCTGGCTGCCGGTGCGCGCGTTCGCCCTGCCCGGCGGCCCGGCCGCGGACCGCGGCTTCGTGATCGACGACCTCGACCCGTACCGCGACTGCTTCACCGGACCCGCGGCGGCCACCCTCGGCGCGGCCGCGGCCGGCCGGCTGGGTGCCGCGCTCACCGAGGCGTGGGAGCTGATCGAGCGGCGGGCTCCGGCGTACGGCGCGGACTCCGCCGACGGCCCGCTCACCTTCACCCCGCTCACCGGCTCCGTGCCGGGCGAGCCCTCCGTGGGACGGCACGGATACGGCGCCCTGGGAATCGGCGCGGACGAGCGCGCGTACACGCTGGCGCTCACTCTGCTGCGCGGAGTGCGGCGGGCGAGATTCCGGGCACTTGCGGACGTCACGGATCTTTACGCGGCGGACGGCTCCTGGGAACATCGAATGCCCTGGCAGGAGGAATTGGTTCCGTTTTCCCGGCTGCTGGCCGGCACCTATGAACGACTGGCGCTCGCGGCATTCGATCCCCGGTACCGGGACGGAGTGCCGCAGGCGCTCGACACGCTGGAAGGCGCCGCCGAACTCACCGTCGGCGGAAAACGGCTTCTGGCCCTGATGCGAAAAGAATTCTGAATCCTGGATTCCGGTTCGATGGGAAGGGGGCGGATGCGGGAGAATCGGAAGGAACAACCGGGAGGAACGACCGCAGACCGCATTCGATCAGGAGTGTGGTCGGCGGAGCGCGTGAACAGATGACTGAAAAGTGGCGTTGATTGACCGAACGTCATGGGGGTGGAGCAAGGTCCGCTCCGGAATGATGAATTCGCTCGCATTCTCTTCACTCCTCGGGTGCGGGTGCTCACACAGGACGGGGGTCGTGTGCACGCGACGACGCAGCAGCGAGCGGCGGACCATCGGCCGTACTTCTTCTTGAGTTATGCCCACACACCGGGGTACGGCGGTGGCACCGACCCCGACATGTGGGTCGAGCGGCTCTTCCAGGATCTGTGTGGCCATGTGATGGCCATGACCGATCTGCCCGCGGGCGCCCCCGCGGGCTTCATCGACCGCGAGATACGCTCCGGCGAGGGCTGGTCCGAACGGCTCGGTGAAGTGCTCGCCACCTGCCGGGTGTTCGTACCGCTGTTCTCGCCGCGCTACTTCGCCAGCGAGATGTGCGGCAAGGAGTGGTACGCCTTCGCCCAGCGCGCCATCCATTACCGGGCCCGCTCCAACCAGCCGGCCGAGGCGATCGTGCCGGCGCTCTGGGTGCCGGTGCCGCCCAGCCAGCTGCCGGGGCCCGCCGAGCGATTACAGTTCAACCACCGTGATTTCGGTGACCGTTACGTCAGCGACGGACTGTACGGGCTGATCAAGCTCAAACTCTTCAACGAGGAGTACGAGCGTGCGGTGTACGAGCTCGCCAAACGCATCGTCAGCGTCGCCGACACCGTACGGATCGGCACCGGCCGCCCCGTCGACTACCGGCTCGCGCCCAGCGCCTTCGGCTCACCGGGCAGCATGGCCGCCGGCGGCCCCCGCCCCATGCAGGTGACCATCGCCGCCGCCACCCGCCACGACCTGCCCGAGGGGCGCAACGCCGACTACTACGGCGACAACCCGCAGGACTGGAACCCCTACCACCCGGACGCCGCGCGCCCCCTCGCCTACGTGGCCGAGGACCTGGTGCGCTCCCTCAACTACCAGGCCACCATCGCCTCCTTCGACGAGGAGGCCGGCCTGCCGGGCGGCAAACAGCCACCGACCACCCCGGAGATCCTGCTCGTCGACCGCTGGGCGCTCCAGGACGAGGACCGGTGCCGGCGGCTCGCCGCCTTCGACGCGGAGAACCGCCCCTGGGTGACGATGGTCGTGCCGTGGAACCGCGACGACCACGAGAGCAGAGCCGCGGAGGCCGAACTCACCGCCAAGCTCGAACGGACCATGCCCACCAAGATGCGCCAGGGCCGGGCCTACTGCCGCGCGGCCGCCAAGGGCGTGCCGAGCATGGAGGCCTTCGGCCAGATCCTGCCGCAGGTGGTCGAGGTGGCCGCCCAGCAGTATCTGAGACACGCGGCCGTCTATCTGCCCGCCACCGGCGGCGGAGGCCCCACCGAACGGACACGGCTGATGGGACCGATGGCGCAGACCCAGTACATCCCCGGGACACATGACGCTTCGACGGATGCGGAGGACACGGATGACGGCCAGTCGTGACGGGCGCATCGTCACCTTCTACTCGTACAAGGGCGGTACCGGGCGCACCATGGCCCTGGCCAACACCGCCTGGATCCTCGCCGCCAACGGCAAACGGGTACTGGCCGTCGACTGGGACCTGGAGGCCCCCGGACTCCACCGGTTCTTCCACCCGTTCCTCGACCCCTCGACGCTCGGCGCCACCACCGGGGTCATCGACCTGATCACCGAGTACGCCTGGGCCGCGACCAGCCCCGTGCAGCGGGCCGACGACTGGCACCGGGACTACGCCCGGATCCAGCCGCACGCGGTCTCGCTCACCCCGGAGGCGCTCGGCTGGGAGTTCCCGCAGGGCGGCACGCTCGACTTCGTCTCCGCCGGACGGCAGAACCGCGAGTACTCCGCGACCGTCTCCACCTTCGACTGGGACAACTTCTACGACCGCCTCGGCGGCGGCCACTTCTTCGACGCCCTGCGCGACGACATGAAGGCCAACTACGACTACGTCCTCATCGACAGCCGCACCGGCCTCAGCGACATCGCCGACATCTGCACCGTCCACCTGCCCGACGTGCTCGTCGACTGCTTCACCCTCAGCGACCAGTCCATCGACGGCGCCGCCTCGGTCGCCCGGCAGATCTCCGAGCGCTACACCGGCCGCCCCATATCGATCTTCCCCGTCCCGATGCGCATCGACGAGGGCGAGAAGGAGAAGGCCGACGCCGGCCGGGCCCTGGCCCGGCTGAAGTTCGACCGGCTGCCGCGCGACCTCTCGGGGGACGAACTCACCGCCTACTGGGGCGCGGTGGAGATCCCGTACCGCCCCTACTACGCGTACGAGGAGACACTGGCCACCTTCGGCGACGAGGCGGGCCTCACCAACTCCCTCCTCTCCGCCTTCGAGCGGCTCACCTCCGTCATCACCGGCCAGCAGGTCACCTCGATGCCGGCGGTCGGCGAAGAGGTACGGCTGCGCATCCGCGACGCCTTCACCCGGCGCAGGCCCGCCCTGCCCGCCGATCTCCTGCTCAGCTATGTGGCGGAGAACCGGATGTGGGCCGACTGGATCGAGTCCGTGCTCACCCGGGCCGGCTTCCGCGTCGTGCCGCGCGACGTGTCCGCCGAGCGGGAGCCCCAGGAGGCGACCGCCGTCGCCGCGGAGAACGCGGTCCGGACCGTGGTGCTGCTCTCCAGCGCCTATCTGAAGTCGCAGCGCGCGGTGAACCTCTGGGACCGGGCCGTCGCCGAGGACCCGGGCGGCGGGCGGCGCCATCTGCTGCCCCTCAGGGTCGGTGACGTCCGGCTCTCCGCGCCCTACATCGACCGCAACCCCGTCGATCTGTTCCGGCTCGACGAGGTGCACGCCACCGCCGCCCTGTTACGGGCCCTGGACCGGCCCGTCCAGCTCACCGACGCGGTCTCGCCCGGACCGCGCTTCCCCGGCACCGTCCCCCGGATCTGGAACGCACCGCCGCGCAACCCCGGCTTCACCGGCCGCTCCCTGGTCCTGGAGCGGATGCGCGACCAGCTCGGCGGCGGCATGGCCGTCGTGCTGCCGCAGCCGCAGACCCTGTACGGACTCGGCGGCGTCGGCAAGACGCAGGTCGCCCTGGAGTACGTGCACCGGTTCATGGCCGACTACGACCTGGTCTGGTGGATATCGTCCGAGCAGACCGACGACGTGGTCGCCGGCCTCGCCGAACTCGCCGTCCGGCTCGGCGCCCAGGGCGGCGACGACATGGCGGCCGCCTCCCAGGAGGCCGTCGACCTGCTGCGCCGGGGCGTGCCGTCGGACCGCTGGCTGCTGGTCTTCGACAACGCCGACGACCCCGAGCGGCTGCGGCGCTACTTCCCCCAGGGCGGCTCCGGCCACATCCTGGTCACCTCCCGCAACCAGGCCTGGTCCCAGCACGGCGACGCGCTGCCCGTCGACGTCTTCCTGCGCGAGGAGTCCATCGAGCACCTCCAGCGCCGGGCACCGGGACTGAGCGACGAGGACGCCGCCCAGGTGGCCACCGCCGTGGGCGACCTGCCGCTCGCCGTCGAACAGGCCGCGGCCTGGATCGCGGAGACCGCCACCCCGATCGACACCTATCTGGAACAGCTGGCCCAGCAGGCACCGGAGGTCCTGGCGCTCAACCAGCCGGCCGGCTACCCCGAGCCCGTCGCGGCGACCTGGAACATCTCCATCCAGCGCCTCAAGGAGCGCTCGCCCGCCGCGGTGCGCCTCCTCCAGCTCTGCGCCTTCTTCGCCCCCGAGCCGATCTCGGGGAACCTGCTGTACAGCAAGGAGATGATCGAGGCGCTGAAGCCGTACGACGCCTCGCTCCAGGAGAAGCTGGTGCTGGGCCGGGTCATCCGGGAGATCGGCCGGTTCGCCCTCGCCAAGGTCGACCAGGTCTCCAACTCCATCCAGGTGCACCGGCTCGTGCAGGCCGTCATCCGGGCCCAGCTCACCGAGGAGGAGCAGCGGGACGCCCGGCACGCCGTCCACCGCATCCTGGCCGGTGCCAGGCCCGATGACGACGAGCCGATCGACAACCCCGCCAACTGGCCTCAGTTCGCCACGATATGGCCGCACCTCGGCCCGTCCGACGCCCGTAACTGCAAGGAGCCCGAGGCCCGCAGGCTGCTGATCGACCGGGTGCGCTACCTGTGGAAGCGCGGTGACTTCAGGACGGCCACCACGCTCTGCGAGGAGCTGCGCGAGATCTGGCGCGAGACGCTGGGGGAGCGGGACATCCAGTACCTCTACCTCTGCTTCCACCTGTCCAACATCTACCGCTCGCGCGGCCGTTACGTGGAGGCGAAGGACCTCGACGAGATCACGCTGGCGACCCAGCGGGAGGTGCTGGGCCCGGAGCACCCGCACACGTACATGAGCACCAGCAGCCTGGCCACGGACCTCGGCACGCTCGGCGAGTACACCAGGGCGATCGAGCTGGCGACCGAGGCCACCGACGGGTTCAACCAGATCTTCCACGACTCGCACCCCAGGGCCCTGGCCGCGGCCAACAACCTGGCGTTCACCCTGCGCTCCATCGGCCAGTACGCCCGGGCCCGCGAGATCGACCAGGACGTCTTCGACCGGCGCCGCGAGGTGCTCGGCGAGGAACACCCGTACAGCCTCTCCTCGGCCATGAACCTGGCCCGTGACCTGCGGGACGTCGGACGGTACGAGGACTCGGTCGGCATCCTCAGCCGTACGTACGACAGCTACAAGGGCACGCTCGGCCGGTCCTTCCCCGGCACGCTCAGCGCGGCCAAGAGCCTGGCGGTCTCGCTGCGCCGGGCCGGCCGGCTGGAGGACGCCCGCCGGCTGACGGTGGCGACCAGGGCCCGGTACCGGGCCAAGTACACCTCCGCCAACCCGGAGTCGCTGGCCTGTGATCTCAATCTGGCGGCCGACCTGTTCGCGGCCGGCGAGTCGACCGAGGCCCGGGACGCCGCGCAGGAGGTCGTCGACCAGTACGTGAAGGTGCCGGGCGAGAAGCACCCGTACACGCTGGCGGCGCTGAACAACCTGGGGGTCTACCTCGGGGGGACCGGCGCGGCCGAGGAGGCGGTGCGGGTGCTCACCCGGGTGGTCGCCCTGATGCGTGAGGTGTACGGGCGGGAGCACCCCAACACGCTGTTCAGCGTGATGAACCTGGCCAACGCCACGGCGGAGCGGGGCGATCTCGACCTGGTGCTGAAGACCGAGCGGGTCCTGGCGGTGCAGTTCCGGGACGTACTGGGCGCACACCATCCGGAGACCCTGGCCATGAAGTCGAACATGGCGGTCACGCTCGACGCGATGGGGCGCAAGGACGAGGCGCTCCAGGTCAGGGCCGAGACGGTCGACGAGCTGTCCCGGCAGCTCGGTGACGAGCATCCGCTCACCCGGATCGCCCGGGACGAGCGCCGGTTCCAGCGCGAACTGGAACCGCAGGCGGTGTGAGGGACGGGAGCGTCCGGCCACCGGGCCGGACGCTCCCGCCGCTCAGCCTCCCGACGTGTCCAGCAG harbors:
- the fxsA gene encoding FxSxx-COOH protein, with product MKTTESSLSFAVAKKSRVPLAAIDARGGEAARKLGRVHAASAGRPSQASTFNSSL
- the fxsB gene encoding radical SAM/SPASM protein FxsB, inactivated metallohydrolase extension form; its protein translation is MTGLLVPFREVVLKVHSRCDLACDHCYVYEHADQSWRTRPKTISDDVIFRTAQRLAEHAKTHALPSVSVILHGGEPLLAGPARLRRICEELTSAFDGIAALDLRIHTNGLQLSPRYLDLFSEYDVKVGISLDGDRAANDRHRRFADGRSSHPLVLKAVELLRQERYRHLNLGLLCTIDIENDPHAVLDALTELEPPLIDFLLPHATWDDPPPRPDGSPTAYADWLLAVFDRWQEQGRPVPVRIFSSVASTLNGGPSLTESLGLAPTDLVVVETDGRLEQVDSLKSAYEGAADTGFDVFAHSFDEVAAHPGVRARQLGLAGVSETCRACPVVRSCGGGLYTHRYSSAGSGEGFDNPSVYCHDLAALVHGIEARTSADAVAPAVAEPAELLAAQEDLTRTLLARLHADLDGRGGDPWAAGWELAAVLEGSEEGARELDAVLAHPYSRSWLLDSLDALYDERPGAATAAADGLRALLAAAAVRAGLDLRAPVTYRDGALVLPTLGRLMVGGPGEHGTVLVCAAGDGFLAGAAAGPAERRIRRVRRRAAAEPGWLPVRAFALPGGPAADRGFVIDDLDPYRDCFTGPAAATLGAAAAGRLGAALTEAWELIERRAPAYGADSADGPLTFTPLTGSVPGEPSVGRHGYGALGIGADERAYTLALTLLRGVRRARFRALADVTDLYAADGSWEHRMPWQEELVPFSRLLAGTYERLALAAFDPRYRDGVPQALDTLEGAAELTVGGKRLLALMRKEF
- the fsxC gene encoding FxsC protein, which produces MLTQDGGRVHATTQQRAADHRPYFFLSYAHTPGYGGGTDPDMWVERLFQDLCGHVMAMTDLPAGAPAGFIDREIRSGEGWSERLGEVLATCRVFVPLFSPRYFASEMCGKEWYAFAQRAIHYRARSNQPAEAIVPALWVPVPPSQLPGPAERLQFNHRDFGDRYVSDGLYGLIKLKLFNEEYERAVYELAKRIVSVADTVRIGTGRPVDYRLAPSAFGSPGSMAAGGPRPMQVTIAAATRHDLPEGRNADYYGDNPQDWNPYHPDAARPLAYVAEDLVRSLNYQATIASFDEEAGLPGGKQPPTTPEILLVDRWALQDEDRCRRLAAFDAENRPWVTMVVPWNRDDHESRAAEAELTAKLERTMPTKMRQGRAYCRAAAKGVPSMEAFGQILPQVVEVAAQQYLRHAAVYLPATGGGGPTERTRLMGPMAQTQYIPGTHDASTDAEDTDDGQS
- the fxsT gene encoding FxSxx-COOH system tetratricopeptide repeat protein; translated protein: MTASRDGRIVTFYSYKGGTGRTMALANTAWILAANGKRVLAVDWDLEAPGLHRFFHPFLDPSTLGATTGVIDLITEYAWAATSPVQRADDWHRDYARIQPHAVSLTPEALGWEFPQGGTLDFVSAGRQNREYSATVSTFDWDNFYDRLGGGHFFDALRDDMKANYDYVLIDSRTGLSDIADICTVHLPDVLVDCFTLSDQSIDGAASVARQISERYTGRPISIFPVPMRIDEGEKEKADAGRALARLKFDRLPRDLSGDELTAYWGAVEIPYRPYYAYEETLATFGDEAGLTNSLLSAFERLTSVITGQQVTSMPAVGEEVRLRIRDAFTRRRPALPADLLLSYVAENRMWADWIESVLTRAGFRVVPRDVSAEREPQEATAVAAENAVRTVVLLSSAYLKSQRAVNLWDRAVAEDPGGGRRHLLPLRVGDVRLSAPYIDRNPVDLFRLDEVHATAALLRALDRPVQLTDAVSPGPRFPGTVPRIWNAPPRNPGFTGRSLVLERMRDQLGGGMAVVLPQPQTLYGLGGVGKTQVALEYVHRFMADYDLVWWISSEQTDDVVAGLAELAVRLGAQGGDDMAAASQEAVDLLRRGVPSDRWLLVFDNADDPERLRRYFPQGGSGHILVTSRNQAWSQHGDALPVDVFLREESIEHLQRRAPGLSDEDAAQVATAVGDLPLAVEQAAAWIAETATPIDTYLEQLAQQAPEVLALNQPAGYPEPVAATWNISIQRLKERSPAAVRLLQLCAFFAPEPISGNLLYSKEMIEALKPYDASLQEKLVLGRVIREIGRFALAKVDQVSNSIQVHRLVQAVIRAQLTEEEQRDARHAVHRILAGARPDDDEPIDNPANWPQFATIWPHLGPSDARNCKEPEARRLLIDRVRYLWKRGDFRTATTLCEELREIWRETLGERDIQYLYLCFHLSNIYRSRGRYVEAKDLDEITLATQREVLGPEHPHTYMSTSSLATDLGTLGEYTRAIELATEATDGFNQIFHDSHPRALAAANNLAFTLRSIGQYARAREIDQDVFDRRREVLGEEHPYSLSSAMNLARDLRDVGRYEDSVGILSRTYDSYKGTLGRSFPGTLSAAKSLAVSLRRAGRLEDARRLTVATRARYRAKYTSANPESLACDLNLAADLFAAGESTEARDAAQEVVDQYVKVPGEKHPYTLAALNNLGVYLGGTGAAEEAVRVLTRVVALMREVYGREHPNTLFSVMNLANATAERGDLDLVLKTERVLAVQFRDVLGAHHPETLAMKSNMAVTLDAMGRKDEALQVRAETVDELSRQLGDEHPLTRIARDERRFQRELEPQAV